A single genomic interval of Littorina saxatilis isolate snail1 linkage group LG17, US_GU_Lsax_2.0, whole genome shotgun sequence harbors:
- the LOC138952980 gene encoding syntaxin-5-like, giving the protein MLARRRRTNSGSENSQPTYSQGPYSPPSPKDQSSKYLRTSPPPPPPKPPVDPEMTCRDRSNEFMSAVKLLQSRQGNGVVPRHNKALQARSEFTRIAKLIGKDLANTYTKLEKLTILAKRKSLFDDKPVEIQELTYIIKQDIKSLNEKIAQLQTLARSQKTKNGHHQHLQTHSNSVVVALQSKLASMSNDFKTVLEVRTENLKHQKSRREQFSQSSGTTPTLPPSALQGHHTGSVLLQDEAHHGGDVAIDMGAMDRTRFQQQMQITEETDSYIQERADTMQSIETTIVELGTIFTQLAHMVKEQEEMVQRIDSNVDDATLNIESAHSEILKYFQSVSSNRWLMIKIFAVLIIFFIVFVVFMA; this is encoded by the exons ATGTTAGCTAGACGGAGACGTACCAACTCGGGGTCTGAAAACAGTCAGCCTACCTACAGTCAAGGACCCTACTCGCCTCCAAGTCCAAAAGATCAGAGCAGTAAATATCTTCGTACTTCAccgccaccgccaccaccaaaACCTCCAGTTGATCCAGAGATGACGtgtcgagatcgatccaatgagTTTATGTCAGCAGTTAAGCTGCTACAATCAAGACAG GGCAATGGAGTTGTACCCAGACACAATAAAGCACTGCAGGCGAGAAGCGAGTTCACAAGGATTGCAAA ACTCATTGGAAAAGACCTtgccaacacatacacaaaattgGAAAAGCTCACGATAT TGGCAAAAAGGAAATCATTGTTTGATGACAAACCGGTAGAGATTCAGGAGCTGACGTACATCATCAAACAGGACATCAAGAGTCTCAACGAAAAGATTGCTCAACTCCAGACG CTGGCAAGgtcacagaaaacaaaaaatGGCCACCATCAGCATCTACAGACACATTCCAACTCTGTGGTGGTCGCTTTACAG TCAAAGCTGGCATCCATGTCAAATGACTTTAAAACTGTGCTGGAAGTAAGAACTGAA AACCTGAAACACCAGAAGAGCAGGCGAGAGCAGTTTTCACAGTCCAGTGGGACCACTCCCACACTTCCCCCTTCAGCCTTACAAGGACACCACA CGGGTTCAGTACTGCTACAGGACGAAGCGCACCATGGGGGAGACGTGGCCATTGACATGGGTGCCATGGACAGAACTCGCTTCCAGCAGCAGATGCAGATCACGGAAGAAACT GACTCTTACATCCAAGAGCGAGCGGACACTATGCAGAGCATTGAAACAACGATTGTGGAACTGGGAACAATATTCACACAGCTGGCGCACATGGTGAAGGAACAGGAGGAAATGGTTCAAAG gatAGACTCGAATGTAGACGATGCGACTCTCAACATAGAATCAGCCCACTCCGAGATCCTCAAATATTTCCAGTCCGTGTCATCGAATCGATGGTTGATGATCAAGATCTTTGCTGTTctcatcatcttcttcatcgTCTTTGTGGTCTTTATGGCTTGA
- the LOC138953673 gene encoding RPA-related protein RADX-like — MSDSESLFSVENDLEQSVLTVVDVERYVIDPVFLQQTGLSGPHAFDAYDITVANNQHRRKVVMSYELNHLVQKRKIRAGTCVRLNKVNMRYDETALDGRGIPVVHELTVIEQRDEKDIDDLSTLPWYPKDGIHQAPQPLASCRGYYVDIWSSAEVAKTVDDFQVQVSDSLGTVDSQDLFSLQEVANRWQSVKSARPRLLLRVMRRSKLFHYARPNVKAKWPFQLQTVVGDETGCCVAVFWNILAPRYLHYIQEGTVLLLRNFIIKPRFQIPEHPVPRPPDLPWYDVDININAHHPTAEVTILEPSVLENLRDVDLPLPVTNFVTRRQLSSLPDGLICDVAGLVTFAGDIQREQAKGKPGDFWIKRWIQIRDHTSDRPIVIKLYRGVEKEKFEEAIDTGQFFVGRNMRVVHNLDQMQTSRQTRHVYLTSSRDTQIYVHEPDEDVDYPFAVTTTLRAAQQFANSTGLHLGTEGVLDQMLFSFPPQPTSFDSFTAAHQNLELTPSDGWESFVEKLSYRETTHIVVQARLVSASFHAGHESHRKSKRQLRSQKQQHVSSTSSVSGEDGAVHLGYHPSSPVPGINLEEDNFLTLEWRGLNADVILNTVKLCNLRTCPANLTLQSLLSGSYDAAPGERCADLRADVMDRLVVSRNVQSLPRYVILLDVYCVDGETALLGINRAFPVFRGR; from the exons GTGGTGGATGTGGAGAGGTACGTCATTGACCCGGTGTTCCTGCAGCAGACAGGGCTGTCTGGTCCCCACGCTTTTGATGCCTATGACATCACTGTGGCGAACAACCAGCATCGTCGCAAGGTGGTCATGTCATACGAACTGAACCACCTGGTCCAGAAAAGAAAG ATACGTGCAGGAACATGTGTCAGGCTGAACAAAGTCAACATGCGGTATGACGAAACAGCGCTGGATGGCCGAGGTATCCCTGTGGTCCATGAGTTGACCGTTATTGAACAGCGAGATGAGAAAGACATAGATG ACCTCTCCACGTTACCATGGTACCCAAAGGACGGCATCCATCAAGCACCGCAACCCTTGGCATCCTGCAGAGGTTACTACGTTGATATCTGGTCCAGTGCTGAGGTTGCCAAGACTGTTGATGATTTTCAAG TGCAAGTGTCAGACAGCCTGGGCACAGTAGACAGCCAGGATCTGTTCAGTCTGCAGGAAGTCGCCAACAGATGGCAGTCTGTCAAGTCCGCCAGGCCCCGCCTCCTGCTCAGGGTCATGCGAAGGTCAAAGCTGTTTCACTATGCTCGGCCAAATGTCAAAGCCAAATGGCCTTTTCAG TTGCAGACAGTGGTTGGTGATGAAACTGGATGCTGTGTTGCTGTATTCTGGAATATACTCGCCCCCAGATACCTACACTA cATTCAGGAAGGCACTGTACTACTGCTGAGGAACTTCATAATCAAGCCAAGATTCCAAATACCAGAGCACCCTGTTCCTCGTCCACCCGATCTGCCCTGGTACGACGTCGACATCAACATCAATGCCCATCACCCCACAGCAGAGGTCACCATTTTGGAGCCGTCTGTGTTGGAGAATCTTAGAGATGTAGATCTGCCTTTGCCAGTGACCAACTTTGTGACTCGAAGACAGTTGAG CTCTCTTCCTGATGGTCTGATCTGTGATGTGGCAGGGCTGGTGACCTTTGCTGGAGACATTCAGAGAGAGCAAGCCAAAG GAAAACCAGGAGACTTTTGGATCAAGCGCTGGATACAAATCCGGGACCACACCAGTGATCGACCAATCGTCATAAAGCTGTACAGAGGCGTTGAG AAAGAGAAGTTTGAAGAAGCCATTGACACTGGTCAGTTCTTTGTGGGACGCAACATGCGAGTTGTCCACAACCTTGACCAAATGCAGACATCACGGCAAACTCGTCATGTCTATCTGACATCTTCCAGAGACACACAG ATTTATGTGCATGAGCCTGATGAAGATGTGGACTATCCCTTTGCTGTTACCACCACTCTAAGGGCTGCACAACAGTTTGCTAACTCAACAGGTCTCCACTTGGGTACAGAGGGAGTGCTGGACCAGATGCTTTTCTCGTTTCCCCCACAGCCAACGTCCTTTGATTCCTTCACAGCTGCTCACCAGAACTTAGAA CTGACACCAAGCGACGGCTGGGAATCGTTTGTGGAGAAGTTGAGCTACAGAGAAACCACACATATAGTTGTTCAGGCGCGACTTGTGTCTGCTTCTTTTCATGCAGGCCATGAGTCTCATCG GAAATCCAAAAGACAGCTTAGATCACAAAAACAG CAACATGTGAGCAGTACCTCCAGTGTATCAGGTGAGGATGGCGCTGTTCACCTGGGATACCACCCCTCATCTCCAG tgcCAGGCATCAATTTGGAGGAAGACAACTTCCTTACCCTTGAGTGGAGAGGACTGAACGCTGATGTGATTCTCAACACCGTCAAACTGTGTAACCTTCGCACATGTCCTGCAAATCTCACTCTGCAGTCCTTGCTTTCTGGAAGCTATGATGCTGCACCAGGGGAAAGATGTGCAGATTTGCGTGCTGACGTCATGGACAGACTTGTGGTGTCAAGAAACGTTCAGTCGCTGCCTCGTTATGTGATCTTGTTGGACGTGTATTGTGTGGACGGAGAAACAGCCTTGTTGGGAATCAACAGAGCGTTCCCTGTCTTTAGAGGCAGATGA